From the genome of Passer domesticus isolate bPasDom1 chromosome 12, bPasDom1.hap1, whole genome shotgun sequence:
gaaagggaaagagaTGACAAGAACtccacagaaaaaaaggaacagatGTTCCTGAGATCATAGCAAAACAAGCCACACACTTAATAGGAACAAACTGTGATGTATAACATCATTATTTTCCTAACCTTTCTAAAATTACCTATTTGACTGATTTCTGAGGTGTAAAAAGAGGCATAAGGCCTTCCCTCCTGTCAAAGTACCATTGTCTGGAGAAATTTAGAAGCTCCCTGTTTCAGCACCTCGAGACCACGAGAGCACAGACAGATTTAAGACATCTTTGAGTTTGTGCAAGGCTCACAAGAATGTGGCCATTAATACCACTGTAACTGGAGAAGGGTTTATAGAGGTCCAGCTAAAATCCAAAGCTCTGAATCAGTGCCAATCCCAAAAGAAAAGCACCCAGAAGTCAGCTTGGCTCATCCAGAGGGGCTTTGCATGGAAGGaggggcacagctcctgctcctgttgGGGTGCAGCTCAAGGGCACGAGTGCACAACAGGGGTCAGGTTAGAAATTAGGGAATTAATTAGGGAATTAGGGAATGGGAATCTCTaccagctgcaggagggtgCTGATAAAACACAGCACATCAGGCTTGCAGCACCCAGCCTTCTTCAGTGACACATCCCAAACTGGGACATGCATGTCATAAATACAGCTGGAATCATTTTATATTCATGAACCTGTTCTGCAGAAAAAGTTGTGGTGGCAAAAAGTGTAGGAACTGcctcagaaaggaaaaattcttcTTTAAATTCTATTAAAATCTCTTCCTCTGTCAGCCCAAGCAGAGATTATAAAAACACAAAGATGTGCACCCAGATTTCACTATTTTCTGAAATGGAATGGTGCTACTATTCTAATTATAAGGTTTCTTTCCTTAATTTCTCCTCTTCACGCTTTCcacttaactttttttttttcatattttaagtATGTTTAATTTTCAGTAATTAATAGCAAGATACATCCAGATAGGGAATACCTACCTTGGGCCAGTGACTCTGGTGGATGCTGTGGTTAATAAGGCACCTCCAAGGAATGATGAGGAATTCAGATCCCTCTCTAAACTGGATTACCAGACCCTGGCTTTCCTTCAGACAAGGGAAAATCGTGTTTGCACCACTTATTTCACTGGCCATTACTGCTATTCCTAGAGGACACCTCATTTAGATGTGcttgctcctgctccttccactTCATGTTTTACACAGACAAAGACAAAACTATCAAATCAGTGCAGTTTCCTGTATCAGGTTTTTCCCACGTTTTAATGACTATAACAACCAGAGAGTTCAGAAATATGcagtttttatttcaaaaacaaatctgagagaggagaggagctgctAAATCGGGTCAGTGATCCACGTAGCCCGAGGTCCTGGTCGTCACGGTGGGGAGCAGCTGGAAGTTTGGGAAAAACACCAAAGGACAGAGCATGGAATGATCCCTCCCAGTGCATTCCTCCTGCAATCAGGCTTCCTTCAAATTGCCTCCAGACCACCCTGGTTAGCAAGCACTGAAAGCTGCACTAATAAAAATAGATCTCATTTCTCTCCAAATCCTTTTATACCCTTGACCTCCCCGGCATCCTGTGACGAGTTCTACACTCAAACCAGCGCTGGTTTTTTGCAGGGAATTACATTTTTTTGCAAAGCTGCTGCTTGCTAACATTGCTGGGATGAGCTTGTAGGTGATCACGGGGGAGAGGCATCGGTGGCAGGGTCAGGTCCTTCTGTTCTGGAACCAAGCTGCAGATTTGGAACCGGCTGGGCGGCCTCGtccctgcaggaagagcagcgaTGCTGAGCTGGTGTCtcaaggagaggaggaagaacaACACCCCCACCCTTTCATTTCTCCCATGGGGTTGATTTGGGAGCAGATAGGAGGTGGAGCTGACGGGAATTGtgtcagcactgccaagggAAGGCTCCCtagggcagctccagggccggcggggctgcccgggctTGCGGAACGAGCCCGGTTTGGGATTTATCCGAGGCTTTCCCTGCTGGGTCATTTCCTCCACCAGGCAGGTTTGCACAGCCcgagaggggagggagcagggacctggcagcagctgcaggttcAAGTTCAACCAGCAGGTATTTTGCACTTTTGGCCTGTTTTATGTGCTTTAAATATGTTTGGTTTTTGGAAGGAGCTGAGGTCTCCATCTGCTGAAAGTCATTTATGGCATTTCCTCTAGCAGCCAAGGAttagtgtttattttaaaaagcaaacaaaatgtaAGCAACAAAAtctgcctttttctttcatGAGAGCAAAGACTCCATATGGAAAAGGCTCCAGGAAAAGAGTGACAATCACGTGGCAGGAGGAACAGCACTTCACTGAAAAGGAAAGCACATTCTTTGTGGATATAATTTTGTCCTTAACAGAGCCACTTCTGTGGGGATTTTCTGAACATTTATCTGTTCAAATAAATCCTTGAGTGAGCAAGTTTAACCCTGTAAACTGCCTCAGGTTGGGGTGAGGACTATTTAGTTCTATAATGGGACAGATTTTCTAAGTAAGAGAGTGTCCAGAATGGAGCATGCTACAACTCATAAACCTATATGGAGACCTATATAATAAACAAATTGCTGCACCCATGAAGTGCTTGTGCAATTATTCCTTTTCAAATAATATGAGTGCTTGTCAACTTAGTAAACACATTAAGCACTAAATGAGCAACATTTTTTTACATCAGGTAAAAAAATCAGCGCATTTATGCTTCAAATATCTATGGAGTTGTAACCATCCAAGTCAATATAGAAAGATGAGAGTGTTTTGCCTCTTCTTGTCTGTCATTATTTTACCTGTAATAAAATTCAACCAGGCCCCAGCCTGGTGTTAGCCCATTGAGTTGGAAATCTGCAATGCACTCGTGGAAAACTCCACTCCCTGTCAGGCCATTGTACACCACGGGGCAGGCCTGCTTatccagagctgcagaaacaTCAAAGCTCTTGCCACCTTGGAGAAGAGTAAAAAGGGAACAATGTCACCAACTTTCAGTAGTATTTTATCTCAAAACAATCCCAGTATCTATTATTTTTGTGTATGGGTGTTTTATGATTTTCTGAAGAGTGAAAGTTCTGTCTGCTTTGTAAATCAAGCAAAATGATCAACCATATTTCCAGGTGAACCCACCTCATAAGAGATGTTCTTACACCCCAAAAATGTGGGAATCACTATTTTATGTGGATTAGCACAAGCAACAGTCACCACAAACACAATGTGTAACTCTCCCTCTGGAACCTGTGGCCCTGATCCTGCAGAAACATTTCACCCAGGACACACCACAACCATAATTCAATTTAAGCAGGGAagtgcccatggcagtggggttgGAACCAGAGGATCTtcaagtcccttccaacccaaaccaagaTTTTATGGTTCTAAGCAGATTTCTCAGGGTGTAAGATGATGCATTCCCCAGGATCACACAGAATCTCACTGAACTGTCTTTCCTGCACTAAAGGAACTGCAGGCCAAGAAATGAAGGCAGAGGTAGCTGGACTGTGTTGAGCTTACCAGCAGTAAAACTGACTCCATACTCATCCTGGATAAGCCCATCctcagccagctcagccagggagGCGTTGGACCACTCAATGCCAGCCTTCTTCCCATCAGGAAAAAACACATAACCTACAGTGAGGCTGAAGGGGACAGGAATGCAGCAGGTTTAAAGTTCAGCCAAACTCAAATGCACCAGAACAATGGCAGAGAGAATTGGGACTGTTCTGCCTGGAgcagagaaggctctggagacttccaagagagctggagaggggctttgGAAAAGGGCCTGGAGTGCCAGGGTAAGGGGAAatgcttcccactgccagagggcagggttagatgggatattgggaaggaattcctccctgtgaggatggtgaagccctggcacagggtgcccagagaagctgtggctgccccatctctggaagtgtccaaggccaggttggatggggcttggagcaaccttgGGGCTATGGACATTGGTCTTTAACCCTCTGGATGCAGAGAGCACAGTGAGCAAGGCAGGGCTCCTGTGGAATTCCCCACTACAGCTGGAATCTTCTCAAACAGCTGGGAGTGCCCAGTTTGTACCTCTAAACCAtccagacagacagacagctccATCAGCCCTCAACAatcaaaggaaaaggaaaacaaaggaaggTAAAAGCTGTCCTTGTGACTAACTGCAAATGAAAAACTGGGAATAGGGATTATGAGGGCGTGGATGGCAATTGGGCTGTGCAGGTTCAAAGCAAGAATTCACACACAggtgtcctgcagagcagcttttgCCACCTCTAAGATAAGTGGTTTCAGCAACATGAAGTTCTTTGGTCACTTACTGAGCTGTGGTGGCTGGCATGCTGATAACTGTTAAATGtgctgcagtcccatcctgcaagagagaagaaagaaaaagcagccagagctgtgcaggTTCATTTCTGAGGGTGCTTCACTGGCTGGACCAAGAAGACACTGGACAGAACTCAGCTTATGCAATGTGCTATGGCTTCACACTTTAAAATCCTCTCACTACAGCTTCCATGAAAATCTGGCTGCAAACAAATCCAGGAATATAAACCAAACACGTTCAGGACAAATTAAGGACAATGGGAACAACAGAAAGTCCACAGCAAGAGGACATAGGAAGGaaacacagcctgaaaagaAGTACAAAACTGGTGTACTATGACCAGATTTCACTCCTAACCTGTACTCATCTATGTCTGGGAGCAGCAGATTGGGAAAATGCTAAGAAGGAACTGGAATCTCCTGGATTTACTAATTTCTCTTCCATCCTTAGGTCTGGACTGTTCATGCTCCACTTGGGCTGCTCTGAGGCAAATTTAAGCCTTCTCTGATGCCATAAATGTACAGACACTCAGGGTAAGAGGACTCCAACCTTCAATATGCAATAAACTTCTTAATGAAGTCAGCTGGCTTTTAATTAGGGGCAGAACAACCACAGCCACTTTGAGTCTTGAAAAACAGGACAACAGGGAGAGGTTGGCTGTACACATTGTGGTGCCAAAGCTCAGTCTTAGTAAAAGATACACAGGCACATGATAAATCAGGATTTGTACAGAAGTGGGATTTTCCAAGCTGGGTAAAGAATTTTTATTCTGAATTCAGTCTAAACCCCTGTAATGCTGCCTATAATAGAGAGTTTTGATTTATGCCTGGCTTGGCAAAGGAAATGCCTTTTCAGGAGCATCTGCTGGGCTTGgctggcagctggcagggcctgccCTCAGcatgtccctgggctgtgtgctcccagcagccacagccctgcctctcccccacgcagcacagcagagaattatggctcagcacaggcagaaaTATTTGCTGACTGCTGTCATGAAGGCTTAGGATGCTTCAAACACCTCAGGCTTCCCATTAATGGGAATCAGCACTGCAGCAACTCCACGGAGTGCTGGGTACTTGCAGCAGCTGAGAATCTCTCCTGTAAAGCTGCCTGCCTAATTTTTCTTGAAGGAGCCCAAACAAACTGTTTCAAGTTATCAAACAAGTTTTGCTTCAACCACTGTAGCAAAATCTCAGTTTTTGCACACAAAGCTCTGCTTTTGAGAGCTGCTCTCAACACTGATCTGGGCTAATGGTGCCACCAGTGAGCACTTCTGACTGTACACCATGGATGTTCCCAAATCCTTATTTCTGGATACTTAAATATGCCTGAAAAGTTCAGAAAAATTTCCTGGTTAAACAGCACATTGCCATGTTAATACCTACTTCAAAGTGTGCCAAAATCATGACGTAACGGCGAATCTCAGCCCAGCTCCGGACACCtgcaaaaaaagaacaaaatcccCCACCCTGGAGTTCcaccattcctgggaaatgtgAACTAACAGTACCTGGCTTCACAATAACCTTTCTGGATAAAGAAATATCCAGTAATTGATAAGCTGGTAAGCAATGTATGTCCCCAAACCAGTGATGGTATTTCCTCTGGAATGTCTTCACCTCATGCCCAGGCACGGAACTGGATATTTTAACAGATAATCCTtcacctccctgccctgccagtgccagtgAAGGCATTCCCAAGGGAGGGAATTCCTCCCAGTGCTGTTACCATAGGAGTGGCTCCGAATGCCTTTGAGGGAAAGCTGAGTTTTCCCAGCATCTTCTATTTCAATCTCTCCAACAGACCGGCCCCACTGCTCGTGTCGGAAGTGCTGCTCCCTTTGTctggaagaaagaaaggagTGGGTCAGCACAGGCAAGAGCTCCAGCCCTCCTCAGGAAGACTCAATGCCAATCTGATGCATTTATCCcccaaaataaaggaaatttcAGAGATCTGGACCATGGCTATCCCAGATTTTACACATCACTTCTACATTTCCCAGTTATTGTTACATATGTGACACCTGAGAATGAAACAGCAGCAAATTCTCACCCTGACAGAATATAACACCACCCTTTGTTTGAAGAAATGCTGGGCTgccaaacagctgctgcttaGAACTCAGCAGGTATCACCAAAACACACACATTATTGATATACATAATTTCACACCACTGAATCTCATATTTTTAGCTCTCCAGAGCTTGTATAGTATTTTAAATACCCACTTCAGCTCCTTTCTCATAAgattatatttcttttcttagCTATACCTGGACCATTGACTTGGGAGCTGCCTAAATcaatgaaaacagaaagaatAAGAAATATTCCTGATGCTGAAGGTTTCACTCAGATATCAGGAAGATCCCACCTCTGTGCAGGATCCCCCAGGTGTTGTGTGGCATTGAAACCAAGAGCCATGTCCTTTATTAGAGCACTTCAAATTAAACTACCTTCTAAATTCAATTATAACACACATCAGACCTTGAAGAGAACTgtagaaaaaattattattaaccCCAGAAGATATTAATCTTGCCCCTCACTTTTTGACCCTCTGGAAGAGCTTGATGGTCCACGGCTCCTGGGCTAAAGCACGAGCAAATGTGCTGGGGTTACTGTCAACATTAAAGTTAAAAACATCTGTGGAGTTCTCCCACCtagaaaaagagagaggaaaaaaaagacattattAGCATTCAGCTCATACTAGGCCAAGTTGTGCACTTGCTACTTTGACAGAGGCAATCTTTGTATTTTATTGGAAAGTTCTgatttttgccattttaaatGAGGCATGAGCTTACTGTACATCCCAAAGCAAAGATGAAAAACTTACTGCAAAGAGAATTTAACTGGAACAagttctccttcctcctcactcCACTGCTGTCTGTAGGATCCTTTCCTGCAAGGCAAAGCACTGTAATTTTATATCACTCctaaacaaacaacaaaatgtTTCTTGCATGTTTGGAATTGGAATAGATGAATCTATAATACTCTACACCACCAGGTTTATTTTCGTTCCTTAAAAATCAAAGTGTCTTAGTTACCAAACAGCTTTTGGTTCATGCTggttaaatttaaaataaattaaatgtatttCCAGGTAGTGCTGAAAAAAGCCTTGGTTTTATGTGCAGATAAATGAAATTAGGGAGTGCTGCAATACCTGAGTAATCCATCAAAATTTATCTTCCAGCACATTTGGGGCTCCAAGTATTCCATAGTGAGTCCTCCTCCACTCCAGATCTCTTTGGATTCATCTCTCACCATCATGTTTGGGTGCTGTGGGTGctaaaaagacaaaacatttGCTTAATTCAATTGTGAGGATGCCACAAAGCAGTCTTGTTATACTAAATATTactaaaaacccaaaataatgCACATCAATcctttatggttttttttctatattctCCAAATAGGATTTCTCCTGGTCATGGCTACTTAGTGAAAGAGATTTGTGAACATAAAAAGAGTTGAGTGCAAAGGGATTTATGTCAGGTCTTCTCTCCTTCTTTAGTATGTAGCCAGCtcttaataaaaaaagaaaatcctcaGGCAAAAGTCTGATTAATGATATCTGATTAAGCTTTCTTTTCAGCAAGAATGAAGCAGATGTGCATAAAACTCCGTAAAAGCTTTCCCCTCTCTTTTAAATAGGCAATTCCAAATGGGTTTTATagcatgaaaattaaaaaagagcgAAAAACTAACCATAAGCAGAAAATGGAACTCATCAACCATGTGCTGCACCTGATTGGAAAGACTGGAAGCTCAAATTCCTCCTGGGGGATTTAATAAGGCACCTTTtagaaaaatgttctgttttgTGCAGATTatgggaaaggggaatgagTGCCAGATCCTACAAAAAAAGGGACATACCCAGTACTCTGACCATTTCTAGCCCTGCCTTTAGACACAGCACTGGTGCCTTACAGGTATGAAGATGCAGAGAACATAAACCTTGGCTTGGGATCCCATCACAGGCTGAAGAAAGGAGTTAAGCTCTGCTCCTGAACATCACCCCACATCCAGCACTCACTTCGAACTCGCctatcccatccagcctgagGAAGAGCCACATCTCACAGAGGCCAGCGGGACGTCGGGCGAGGCGAGCAATCACAAAGGTCCTGTTGGTCTCTGCAAAGCCGGTGAAGTACAAGGAATCGAGAGCCTGGGGAAAGGGAAACGGATTTCAGCTCCAGCTGGAggcaggaaagggaggggaGAAGGTCAGCAATCCTTTGTTTTTCCACAGGCTTTTGCTCAGGGATCACATTTTGCTTTCACTTTTTGTATTTCATAGCAGGCACCCTGAGAACAGCCAGGCAGCTCTAAAAGCAGCAGTGAAACCTCAGCCAAAATAAAGGACAGTTCAAAAGAAATGGGGTTGGGCAGTGAGGGGTACCAGGCACCGGGATGCAGGGAATGGAAGTACCTGAGGGATTGACAGGCAACACAAGGGCTGGGCATGCAGAGGATGCAGTGGGGTGGAGGTGGTGTAGGTCCAGGGAAGTTTGACTCCAAAGGGGAAAAGGCATTCTGAGGGAACGTGGGGATGCTGGGGATGGGAGTTTTGAGACCGGGGGAACGTGGGGATACTGGCAATAGGAGTTCCAAGACTGGGGGAATGTGGGGATGCAGGGGATGGAGTGCCAGGGGAACAGAGAGATGGGAGTGCCAAGGATATGGGACACAGGGATGCCAGGATATGAGAACAGGGTGCCGCAGAAGCGGGTCCCGGGGAAGGGGGTCTCAGGACCGGGGGTCCCGGGCCACTCACGTGGGGGTCGGCGCGGAGCGGGCGCGGCCGGCGCGGCTCGGCGGAGCCTGCGGCCGCTCGCTGCCGGCAGGCGccgaggcagagcaggaggcagcccagggcccagCGCTTCAGCGGCGCCCAGGAGCCGGGGGCGGCCGCTCGTCCGGCCCCGAGCAGCGCCAGCAGCGCCGCGGCCACCAGCGCCAGCAGCGCCGGCAGCGCACACATCGCGGGCAGCGGAGCGGgtgcggagcggagcggggatCGGGGCCCGGGGCGATGCGGGACGCGGTGCGGGCCGGCTCCGGCCGTCCCCAAACCCCGCCTCGGAGCCGCTCCCCGCCGCGTCCCGGCACCGATCGCGGTCATTTCCGCGAGGGGcttgtccagccctgggaagTTGGATTTGCTCGGTTTAGTGGCTGCGCACTCCGAGGGAAGTTCGGGCAGTTCTCCTGGAAGGACACTAGAGGAAAGCCTTTAGTGATGGGTGCAGAAAAAACTCTTTGCTGCAGATCTCTGAAGGACAGTCCGTTTAAGATTAGAGATATTAAATAAGTGTTTGACAAGCAGGGTGGCGAAACACTGACACAGGTTGTCACAGAggtggtggatgccccatccctggacaCATTTGGATGcagctttgagcagcctggtctagttgaggatgcccatggcagggggagtTAGACTAGATTACCTGCAAAAGGATCCTTCCAAAtcaaactattccatgattctgtggtttctgttcctgttttaTTGGGCTCTTGGCATCAGTGGGTGCTTCTCTTGCTcccactgccagctccagccaaCAGGCACCACCCCATTTCACTCAAagaaccaaaaaaccccacctgcAACAGGCATCTCAGCAtctcttcagcagctcttgTAGGTACCATTTCTAGAAGCCATCTTTTTGAAGGGTTTTGGCTGGCTGTAAGAGAtcttttttattccttctaCA
Proteins encoded in this window:
- the LOC135279422 gene encoding uncharacterized protein LOC135279422 gives rise to the protein MCALPALLALVAAALLALLGAGRAAAPGSWAPLKRWALGCLLLCLGACRQRAAAGSAEPRRPRPLRADPHALDSLYFTGFAETNRTFVIARLARRPAGLCEMWLFLRLDGIGEFEHPQHPNMMVRDESKEIWSGGGLTMEYLEPQMCWKINFDGLLRKGSYRQQWSEEEGELVPVKFSLQWENSTDVFNFNVDSNPSTFARALAQEPWTIKLFQRVKKQREQHFRHEQWGRSVGEIEIEDAGKTQLSLKGIRSHSYGVRSWAEIRRYVMILAHFEDGTAAHLTVISMPATTAHLTVGYVFFPDGKKAGIEWSNASLAELAEDGLIQDEYGVSFTAGGKSFDVSAALDKQACPVVYNGLTGSGVFHECIADFQLNGLTPGWGLVEFYYRDEAAQPVPNLQLGSRTEGPDPATDASPP